In the Geobacter sp. FeAm09 genome, one interval contains:
- the tadA gene encoding tRNA adenosine(34) deaminase TadA, translating to MKHLTGCETTLKKDHDYWMTRAIAEAARARAKDEVPIGCVIVRDGRIIARGHNLRETAQDPAAHAELIAIRKAARKLGSWRLLDTTLYVTLEPCIMCMGAIILARIPTVVFGCHDPKGGAAGTLYDLSNDPRLNHRVELVPRILEQQCSSLLSTFFAELRTRRKAAASPGRVESCPASDG from the coding sequence ATGAAACACCTGACAGGATGTGAAACCACCTTGAAGAAAGACCACGACTACTGGATGACTCGAGCGATCGCCGAAGCGGCCAGGGCCCGGGCCAAGGACGAAGTTCCCATCGGCTGCGTCATCGTCCGGGACGGCAGGATCATCGCTCGCGGCCATAACCTGCGCGAAACCGCCCAGGACCCCGCAGCCCACGCCGAACTGATCGCCATCAGAAAGGCCGCACGGAAACTCGGTTCCTGGCGGCTTTTGGATACGACACTTTACGTCACCCTAGAGCCGTGCATCATGTGCATGGGGGCCATCATCCTGGCCCGCATACCCACCGTTGTTTTTGGCTGCCACGACCCGAAGGGGGGGGCGGCCGGCACCCTCTACGACCTCTCCAATGACCCCCGCCTCAACCACCGGGTGGAACTGGTGCCCCGTATCCTGGAGCAGCAGTGCTCATCACTGCTGAGCACCTTCTTTGCCGAACTGCGCACACGGAGGAAGGCGGCAGCTTCCCCTGGCCGGGTGGAGTCGTGCCCCGCGTCGGACGGGTAA
- a CDS encoding SPFH domain-containing protein, with translation MAGVVVFGVLFVVVAATLFAGVKTVPQGQEWVVERLGKYHSTLKPGLNFIIPYIDIVAYRVSTKGDVLSVGAQEVITRDNAVIITNAIAFIKVTDPTRAVYEIQNYEYAIQNLVMTSLRAIIGQMDLNSALSEREHIKAKLQDSISKEVATWGIYVQSVEIQDIKPSESMQRAMEQQASADRFKQATILEAEGKREATIREAEGRLEAAKREAEAQVRLAEASAKAITDISEAIKDRDLPAVFLLGDRYVTMLQKLAASPNAKMVILPADLPAAVRGMMGKG, from the coding sequence ATGGCGGGAGTTGTTGTGTTTGGCGTTCTTTTTGTGGTGGTTGCCGCAACCCTGTTTGCCGGGGTCAAGACCGTTCCCCAGGGGCAGGAGTGGGTCGTGGAGCGGTTGGGCAAATATCATTCGACCCTCAAGCCGGGGCTCAACTTCATCATCCCCTATATCGATATCGTGGCCTACCGGGTTTCGACCAAGGGAGACGTGCTCTCCGTGGGCGCCCAGGAGGTGATTACCCGGGACAATGCCGTCATCATCACCAATGCCATCGCGTTCATCAAGGTCACCGACCCGACCCGCGCCGTGTACGAGATCCAGAACTACGAGTACGCCATCCAGAACCTGGTCATGACCTCCCTGCGGGCCATCATCGGCCAGATGGACCTGAACAGCGCCCTGTCGGAGCGGGAACACATCAAAGCCAAACTGCAGGATTCAATATCCAAGGAGGTGGCGACCTGGGGGATCTATGTCCAGTCGGTGGAGATCCAGGACATCAAGCCGTCCGAATCCATGCAGCGGGCCATGGAGCAGCAGGCCAGCGCCGACCGCTTCAAACAGGCCACCATCCTGGAGGCGGAGGGGAAGCGGGAAGCCACCATCCGCGAGGCCGAGGGACGCCTGGAAGCCGCCAAGCGCGAGGCCGAGGCCCAGGTCAGGCTGGCAGAAGCGTCGGCGAAGGCCATTACCGACATCAGCGAGGCCATCAAGGACCGCGATCTGCCCGCCGTGTTCCTGCTGGGGGACCGCTACGTCACCATGCTTCAGAAGCTGGCCGCCTCGCCCAACGCCAAGATGGTGATCCTGCCGGCGGACCTGCCGGCCGCCGTCCGCGGCATGATGGGAAAAGGGTAA
- the tsaE gene encoding tRNA (adenosine(37)-N6)-threonylcarbamoyltransferase complex ATPase subunit type 1 TsaE has protein sequence MIQEVFHTSSPDETEELGRQVGALLEQGAFLALRGELGGGKTCFTRGVVQAAVPESAHLVASPTFAIMNQYPGRLPIYHFDFYRMAGEADIDDLGFTEYLQGDGVCIVEWSERLEGLLPDDHLRISFHDAGDDRRRIIMEARGPSSEILLSRLLRRIQDDKISLT, from the coding sequence GTGATCCAGGAGGTCTTCCACACCAGTTCTCCCGACGAAACCGAGGAGTTGGGGAGACAGGTGGGGGCTTTGCTGGAACAGGGGGCATTTTTGGCCCTGCGGGGTGAACTGGGCGGGGGCAAGACCTGCTTCACCCGCGGCGTGGTTCAGGCGGCTGTCCCGGAAAGCGCCCACCTGGTCGCCAGCCCCACCTTCGCCATCATGAACCAGTACCCCGGCCGGCTGCCGATCTACCACTTCGACTTCTACCGCATGGCGGGCGAGGCGGATATCGACGACCTGGGCTTCACCGAGTATCTGCAGGGCGACGGCGTCTGTATCGTGGAATGGTCCGAACGTCTGGAGGGTCTGCTCCCCGACGATCACCTGCGGATTTCCTTCCACGACGCCGGCGACGACCGGCGCAGGATCATCATGGAGGCGCGCGGCCCCTCCTCGGAGATTCTGTTGTCACGCTTGCTAAGGCGTATACAGGACGATAAAATTTCTTTGACCTGA
- a CDS encoding methyl-accepting chemotaxis protein encodes MHALWNYYLCLSIKTRLTILCVCYSGCIIAATFAGRGLDSPLLQFGAAALFIGLGALFGGINVWAISDSIGRTIGYLQTMSKGDLSPEIIVRRNNEISKILMAMRVMVANLTEVLRNIHEASLQMEQSSFQIAEISGDISSASRSQQERAQDVTAATTEVRMISESVRELSERVRNTSLETEQEAERGLRATRDNIAQMRLTVEEVNRAARETAVLHEVGEKIHLIIESITDIADQTNLLALNAAIEAARAGEQGRGFAVVADEVRNLASRTARETEEISGIIAELTGQVNQSGKTMEQIVARVRDGEEKSHETAEIIERMVASVRESTAANTRISEVSQSQMEQLSTLQLSLDSLFQTIRESGSKVGITATISADLNNVTQEFNKLMARFTFDTATTILPTQNENRLHPRAQNGLLVYVRRAGRQEQIKGISSDFSLSGLKLRLPGNTDIPHNETLEVDIMTPCTSRAEYERQTPLRIAARVVWNSTQEGNGLYGLHFIDVTPQQLHRIESCFAYFHKNPRFQGR; translated from the coding sequence ATGCATGCACTCTGGAACTATTACCTCTGTTTGAGCATCAAGACCAGGCTCACCATCCTGTGTGTATGTTACAGCGGCTGCATCATCGCCGCAACCTTTGCCGGGAGGGGGCTGGACTCCCCTCTCCTGCAATTCGGCGCCGCCGCCCTCTTCATCGGCCTGGGCGCCCTGTTCGGCGGCATCAATGTCTGGGCCATCAGCGATTCCATCGGCCGCACCATCGGCTACCTGCAAACCATGTCAAAAGGAGATCTCAGCCCCGAGATCATCGTACGACGCAATAACGAAATCAGCAAGATCCTGATGGCCATGCGGGTCATGGTGGCGAACCTGACCGAGGTGTTGCGCAACATCCACGAAGCGAGCCTCCAGATGGAGCAGTCGTCGTTCCAGATCGCCGAAATATCCGGCGACATCTCCAGCGCAAGCCGTTCCCAGCAGGAACGTGCCCAGGACGTGACCGCAGCGACCACGGAAGTGCGTATGATATCGGAATCGGTGCGGGAGCTGTCGGAACGGGTGCGCAACACCTCCCTCGAGACGGAGCAGGAGGCGGAGCGCGGGCTCCGGGCCACAAGGGACAATATCGCCCAGATGCGCCTGACCGTGGAAGAGGTGAACCGGGCGGCCCGGGAAACGGCCGTTCTCCATGAGGTGGGGGAGAAGATCCACCTGATTATCGAAAGCATCACCGATATCGCCGACCAGACGAATCTTCTGGCCCTGAATGCCGCCATTGAGGCGGCCCGCGCGGGGGAGCAGGGGCGCGGCTTTGCGGTGGTCGCCGACGAGGTGCGCAATCTGGCCTCCCGCACGGCACGGGAAACGGAGGAGATCTCCGGGATCATCGCCGAATTGACGGGCCAGGTCAACCAGAGCGGGAAAACCATGGAGCAGATCGTTGCGCGGGTGCGCGACGGGGAAGAAAAGAGCCACGAAACGGCGGAGATCATCGAGCGGATGGTGGCTTCCGTGCGGGAGTCCACCGCCGCCAACACGCGGATATCGGAGGTAAGCCAATCCCAGATGGAACAGTTGTCCACCCTGCAACTGAGCCTCGACTCCCTCTTCCAGACCATCCGCGAAAGCGGTTCGAAGGTGGGCATAACCGCCACGATCAGCGCCGACCTCAACAACGTGACCCAGGAATTCAACAAACTGATGGCCCGCTTCACCTTCGATACCGCCACCACGATCCTGCCCACCCAGAACGAAAACCGGCTCCATCCGCGGGCCCAGAACGGCCTTTTGGTCTACGTGCGGCGTGCGGGCCGGCAGGAGCAGATCAAGGGCATCTCCAGCGATTTCAGCCTGTCGGGGCTCAAGCTGCGTCTGCCGGGCAATACCGATATCCCGCACAATGAAACCCTCGAAGTGGACATCATGACCCCCTGCACATCCCGGGCAGAGTACGAACGTCAGACGCCGCTCCGCATTGCCGCACGGGTCGTCTGGAACAGCACCCAGGAAGGCAACGGTCTCTACGGGCTCCATTTCATCGACGTGACGCCGCAGCAGTTGCACAGGATAGAGTCCTGTTTCGCCTACTTCCACAAGAATCCCCGTTTCCAGGGGAGATAG
- a CDS encoding NfeD family protein has product MMEFAWWYWIIAGFCLIGLELVVPSFTIIWFGLGALVVGLLKVLWSGFPLAGQLFLWTVASISFTVMWFKYLKPKVNRTHSGQSKEGIVGEAGIIIRGTEDSYGRGTVRFRIAVLGADEWGCYADEVLQVGDSVRVVDIEGQVLKVTKI; this is encoded by the coding sequence ATGATGGAGTTTGCGTGGTGGTACTGGATAATTGCCGGCTTTTGCCTGATCGGCCTGGAACTGGTCGTGCCGTCGTTCACGATCATCTGGTTCGGTCTGGGTGCCCTGGTGGTGGGCCTGCTGAAGGTGCTCTGGTCGGGATTCCCCCTGGCCGGGCAGTTGTTCCTCTGGACCGTGGCGTCCATCAGCTTCACCGTGATGTGGTTCAAATATCTCAAGCCCAAGGTCAACCGGACCCATTCCGGGCAATCGAAGGAAGGGATTGTGGGGGAGGCCGGCATCATCATCCGGGGGACGGAGGACAGCTATGGCCGGGGGACGGTCCGATTCCGCATCGCCGTGCTGGGCGCCGACGAGTGGGGCTGTTATGCCGACGAGGTGCTGCAGGTGGGCGATTCGGTCCGCGTGGTGGATATCGAGGGCCAGGTGCTCAAGGTAACTAAGATTTAA
- a CDS encoding DUF309 domain-containing protein: MRFCTESPPRQLLEAMRQFNTRDWYECHETLEDLWVGEEGDVRDFYQGILQVAVALHHWRNGNYGGAVTLLEGGVAYLKRVPTVCQWVDVAAFIAAADRVRKALVQLGTERMALLDRSLIPVLRVVSLPDDGR; encoded by the coding sequence ATGCGGTTTTGCACGGAATCCCCGCCGCGGCAATTGCTTGAGGCGATGCGGCAATTCAATACCCGTGACTGGTATGAGTGCCATGAAACCCTTGAAGATCTCTGGGTGGGGGAGGAAGGAGATGTGCGTGATTTCTACCAGGGCATCCTCCAGGTGGCGGTGGCCCTGCACCATTGGAGAAACGGCAATTACGGCGGAGCGGTCACGCTTTTGGAGGGTGGGGTCGCCTATCTGAAGCGGGTGCCGACGGTGTGCCAGTGGGTGGACGTGGCCGCTTTCATCGCCGCTGCCGACAGGGTGCGGAAAGCGCTGGTACAACTCGGCACGGAGCGCATGGCGCTCTTGGACCGCTCTTTGATACCGGTTTTGCGGGTCGTTTCGCTGCCGGATGACGGAAGATGA
- a CDS encoding aspartate kinase, which yields MALVVQKYGGTSVGTVDRIKNVAKRIIKTYEAGNDVIVVVSAMSGETNKLVALANEMSEIPDGREYDVVVATGEQVTIGLLAMHLKSLGYKAKSYQGWQVPIVTDSTASKARIESIDGKNIHADLKDGAIVIVAGFQGIDAAGNVTTLGRGGSDTSAVAIAAALKADVCEIYTDVDGVYTTDPNICKEARKVGKISYDEMLELASLGAKVLQIRSVEFAKKYNVDVHVRSSLNENTGTMVTREDKEMEGILVSGVAYDKNEAKITVMGVPDRPGIAAKILTPLSDAAISVDMIVQNVSQAGMTDFTFTVTKADLKQALLITNEVAKTIQAKEVLSDENISKVSIVGLGMRSHAGVATQMFVALAGNGINIQMISTSEIKISVVIDEKYTELAVRVLHETFGLKN from the coding sequence ATGGCACTGGTAGTCCAGAAATACGGCGGCACGTCGGTTGGCACCGTCGACCGCATCAAAAACGTCGCCAAACGGATCATCAAGACCTATGAGGCAGGCAACGACGTGATCGTCGTCGTGTCCGCCATGTCCGGAGAAACCAACAAACTGGTCGCCCTGGCCAACGAGATGAGCGAGATTCCCGACGGGCGCGAATATGACGTGGTGGTCGCCACCGGCGAACAGGTTACCATCGGCCTGCTGGCCATGCACCTCAAGTCCTTGGGGTACAAGGCCAAATCCTACCAGGGGTGGCAGGTGCCGATCGTCACCGACAGCACCGCCAGCAAGGCGCGCATTGAGAGCATCGACGGCAAGAACATCCACGCCGACCTGAAAGACGGTGCCATCGTGATCGTGGCCGGTTTCCAGGGGATCGACGCGGCCGGCAACGTCACCACCCTGGGGCGCGGCGGCTCCGACACCTCGGCCGTGGCCATTGCGGCGGCCCTCAAGGCCGACGTCTGCGAGATATACACCGACGTGGACGGCGTCTACACCACCGATCCCAACATCTGCAAGGAAGCCCGCAAGGTTGGGAAGATTTCCTATGACGAGATGCTCGAACTGGCCAGCCTGGGCGCCAAGGTGCTGCAGATCCGGTCCGTGGAATTCGCCAAGAAATACAATGTGGACGTGCACGTCCGCTCAAGTCTCAATGAAAACACCGGTACCATGGTTACCAGGGAGGATAAGGAAATGGAAGGTATTCTCGTATCAGGGGTGGCGTACGACAAGAATGAAGCCAAGATTACCGTCATGGGAGTACCGGACAGACCGGGCATCGCCGCCAAGATTCTCACGCCGCTCTCCGACGCCGCCATCTCGGTGGACATGATCGTCCAGAACGTCAGCCAGGCCGGCATGACCGACTTCACCTTCACCGTGACCAAGGCCGACCTGAAGCAGGCCCTGCTGATCACCAATGAGGTCGCCAAGACCATCCAGGCCAAAGAGGTCCTTTCCGACGAAAACATCAGCAAGGTGTCCATCGTCGGCCTCGGCATGCGCAGCCACGCCGGCGTCGCCACCCAGATGTTCGTGGCCCTTGCCGGCAACGGCATCAACATCCAGATGATTTCCACCTCGGAGATCAAGATCTCGGTCGTGATCGACGAGAAGTACACCGAGTTGGCCGTACGCGTCCTGCACGAGACCTTCGGCCTGAAAAACTGA